In Triplophysa rosa linkage group LG7, Trosa_1v2, whole genome shotgun sequence, the following proteins share a genomic window:
- the fam83c gene encoding protein FAM83C — MISSDALRPIQNPARKGKLAARLEDVKTPWRHGSTLELSHNETARLATDALLEHGEKEYRKVLQEEREVNFLSAPEIRYITENVAKSGSADSGTNGLDTEEGDTVSELTSGTYFPMMSDEEPPLLELGWPEMSNRYGPTEAKIYFQRDKTQNMKDLIRSLISQAKKVIAVVMDIFTDVDLFCDLMEASNKRKVPVYILLDEKNLCHFLNMCSELDIQNSHLSNIRIRSVCGDTYCTKSGKKFAGQVQEKFMIIDCEEVIAGSYSFTWLSAQVHSNMLMHFSGHITDCFDREFRCMYADSQIIDRFYNPDEEGLPSYSFKMMASHMGLDLLPDFSSKERVYSENSSSQSSSSISSVKAAPPGIKSVYKVKHDKKNQESSQKTQERKGSTKGGHQIPQGTQAARGSNGIQTGERPTSGLGQSAGVEWSKGGTSDYIRSNIAGQTSKFQALGLYSTPKPQSPPAADNKVSGKHRNSTTPLLTKFTELFVPSAKEKDPLVYTKMPAHTSPFGGPDLSQNEPESKQGLPPPGPMPLGSDKRIHRQDEKRMTLGHSKLDLVNQYNKMKSKQVYSRFELKNNFPQ; from the exons ATGATCAGTTCAGACGCTTTGCGACCGATACAGAACCCGGCGCGCAAAGGGAAACTCGCCGCAAGGCTCGAGGACGTGAAGACCCCCTGGAGACACGGCTCGACGCTTGAGCTGAGCCATAATGAAACCGCACGGCTCGCCACGGACGCGCTCTTGGAACACGGAGAAAAGGAGTACAGGAAAGTCCTACAGGAGGAAAGAGAGGTGAACTTTCTCTCGGCCCCTGAAATACGCTATATCACCGAAAATGTGGCCAAATCCGGCAGCGCCGATAGCGGGACGAACGGATTGGACACGGAGGAAGGGGACACGGTGTCGGAGCTCACATCGGGAACTTATTTTCCCATGATGTCCGACGAGGAACCTCCGCTGTTGGAGTTGGGCTGGCCGGAGATGTCCAACAGATACGGCCCCACAGAGGCGAAGATATACTTTCAGAGGGACAAGACCCAAAATATGAAAGATCTGATCCGATCTCTCATCAGTCAAGCGAAGAAG GTTATTGCTGTAGTCATGGATATTTTCACAGACGTGGATTTGTTCTGTGATTTAATGGAAGCTTCCAACAAGCGGAAAGTTCCAGTTTATATTCTGCTGGATGAGAAGAATCTCTGTCATTTCTTGAACATGTGCTCAGAACTAGACATCCAGAATTCCCACCTAAGT AATATAAGGATCAGAAGTGTATGCGGGGACACGTATTGCACCAAAAGTGGAAAGAAGTTCGCTGGTCAAGTTCAAGAGAAATTCATGATCATTGACTGTGAGGAGGTCATTGCTGGATCTTATAG TTTCACGTGGCTTTCCGCTCAGGTgcatagcaacatgctaatgCATTTCTCCGGTCACATCACCGACTGCTTCGATCGGGAATTCCGCTGCATGTACGCGGACTCCCAAATAATAGACCGTTTTTACAATCCAGACGAGGAGGGGCTTCCTAGTTACTCTTTCAAAATGATGGCATCACACATGGGACTGGACTTGCTTCCAGACTTCAGCAGCAAGGAGCGCGTGTATTCCGAGAACTCCAGCAGCCAATCCAGCAGCAGCATTTCAAGCGTGAAAGCTGCTCCTCCAGGCATTAAATCTGTTTACAAAGTCAAGCATGATAAGAAGAACCAAGAAAGCTCGCAAAAGACGCAGGAAAGGAAAGGGAGCACAAAAGGAGGTCATCAAATTCCTCAAGGGACCCAAGCTGCTAGAGGTTCCAACGGTATCCAGACAGGGGAACGTCCCACCTCCGGGCTGGGTCAGTCTGCCGGTGTAGAATGGTCCAAAGGAGGAACATCGGATTATATCCGCTCAAACATTGCAGGACAAACATCCAAATTCCAGGCTTTAGGTCTTTACAGCACTCCGAAACCTCAATCACCACCTGCAGCCGACAACAAAGTCTCTGGTAAACATCGAAATTCCACCACCCCGCTTCTTACAAAGTTCACTGAATTATTTGTGCCTTCCGCCAAGGAGAAGGATCCCCTCGTCTACACGAAGATGCCCGCTCATACCTCTCCATTTGGCGGCCCGGATCTTTCTCAGAACGAGCCGGAGAGCAAGCAAGGTCTTCCCCCGCCAGGACCCATGCCATTGGGATCAGATAAACGGATACATCGACAGGATGAGAAACGCATGACGTTAGGTCACAGCAAATTGGACCTGGTCAACCAATACAACAAGATGAAATCCAAACAGGTATATAGTCGATTTGAGCTAAAGAACAACTTTCCTCAGTAA